A stretch of Roseovarius sp. M141 DNA encodes these proteins:
- the glp gene encoding gephyrin-like molybdotransferase Glp encodes MISVDEALAHLFDLITPLAPEIVPLRVGSGRVLAQPVAATRDQPPFAASAMDGYAVRSADVAPNASFTVIGEAAAGHRFDGSAGPGQAVRIFTGAPIPEGADRAIIQEDVTVSGSVITLGGSVDTGPHVRPAAADFTAGTRMEAPRLLGPHDIALLAAMNVAELPVTRRPEIAIIATGDELVMPGEIPGPDQIIASNSFGLAALVEAHGAHARLLPIARDSAASLEMAFDLAVGSDLIITIGGASVGDHDIVGQVAESMGMKRAFYKIAMRPGKPLMAGQMGNAVMVGLPGNPVSAMVCGHVFILPMVRAMLGLGAAPAPIFTARLGEELPGNGPRTHYMRATFTDGIATPATSQDSALLGVLARANVLLIRPSHDSPKQAGDDVTCMRI; translated from the coding sequence ATGATCTCTGTCGACGAGGCTCTGGCCCATCTATTTGATCTGATCACACCGCTCGCGCCTGAGATAGTCCCGCTACGCGTCGGCTCGGGCCGTGTTCTGGCGCAACCCGTCGCCGCGACGCGCGATCAGCCGCCTTTTGCAGCCTCTGCCATGGACGGCTACGCTGTGCGCAGCGCCGACGTTGCCCCCAACGCCAGTTTCACCGTTATTGGAGAGGCCGCAGCCGGACACCGTTTTGACGGCAGCGCCGGACCGGGTCAGGCTGTGCGCATTTTCACCGGCGCCCCTATCCCAGAGGGCGCAGATCGCGCTATCATTCAAGAGGATGTAACCGTTTCCGGATCTGTGATCACACTTGGGGGTTCCGTGGACACCGGGCCGCATGTGAGGCCCGCCGCTGCGGATTTCACTGCTGGCACAAGGATGGAGGCGCCGCGCCTTTTGGGCCCGCATGACATTGCTTTGCTCGCGGCGATGAACGTTGCAGAACTACCTGTCACCCGCCGCCCTGAGATCGCTATCATCGCGACCGGGGACGAGCTGGTGATGCCCGGCGAAATACCCGGCCCCGATCAGATCATTGCCTCTAACAGTTTCGGCCTTGCCGCGTTGGTCGAGGCGCACGGCGCGCATGCCCGCCTTCTGCCGATTGCGCGCGATAGCGCTGCATCGCTTGAAATGGCGTTCGACCTGGCCGTTGGGTCAGACCTGATCATCACGATCGGGGGCGCGTCGGTGGGCGACCACGACATTGTCGGTCAGGTCGCCGAAAGCATGGGGATGAAGCGTGCCTTCTACAAGATCGCGATGCGCCCGGGCAAGCCATTGATGGCAGGCCAGATGGGAAATGCAGTAATGGTTGGTCTTCCAGGAAATCCCGTTTCGGCAATGGTTTGTGGGCATGTCTTCATTCTTCCAATGGTGCGCGCGATGCTTGGACTGGGCGCCGCACCAGCACCGATTTTCACCGCGCGTCTGGGGGAGGAGCTGCCCGGCAATGGCCCGCGCACACACTATATGCGCGCCACATTTACCGATGGGATCGCCACTCCCGCGACATCGCAAGACAGCGCGCTGCTGGGTGTTCTGGCGCGCGCCAACGTATTGCTGATCCGCCCCTCGCATGACAGCCCCAAACAGGCTGGTGACGACGTGACCTGCATGCGCATCTGA
- the moaC gene encoding cyclic pyranopterin monophosphate synthase MoaC, with protein sequence MPGLTHFDSNGEAHMVDVSAKDVTARIATAACYIKMASETFDIIAQGRAKKGDVLSVARLAGIMGAKRTSDLIPLCHPLPITKASVDLTLDPDLPGIQIEATVKTTGQTGVEMEALTAASVAALTVYDMAKAVDRAMQIGGLRVVLKDGGKSGRYASE encoded by the coding sequence ATGCCCGGCCTGACTCATTTTGACAGCAATGGCGAGGCCCATATGGTCGACGTCTCCGCCAAGGATGTGACTGCGCGGATCGCAACGGCCGCATGCTACATCAAGATGGCATCGGAAACCTTTGATATCATTGCGCAAGGCCGCGCCAAGAAGGGTGATGTTCTGTCGGTAGCGCGGCTTGCCGGTATCATGGGGGCCAAACGCACCTCAGACCTTATACCGCTATGCCATCCTCTGCCCATCACTAAGGCATCGGTCGACCTGACCCTGGACCCCGACCTGCCCGGCATCCAGATTGAGGCGACCGTCAAGACGACTGGCCAGACCGGCGTCGAGATGGAAGCGCTGACAGCAGCGAGCGTAGCCGCCTTGACCGTCTATGACATGGCCAAGGCCGTGGACCGCGCGATGCAAATCGGCGGGCTCCGCGTGGTTTTGAAAGATGGGGGAAAGTCAGGTCGTTACGCGTCGGAATGA
- the trpC gene encoding indole-3-glycerol phosphate synthase TrpC: MSTPTILDKIKAYKLQEVAAAKDETSPDAMNDKARAAPPVRKFKDALLQASISGYGLIAEIKKASPSKGLIRADFDPAALAAAYAEGGATCLSVLTDTPSFQGANEYLTQARAACDLPVLRKDFMFDTYQVSEARALGADCILIIMACLTDGEAAALENAAAHWGMDAIIEIHNEDELRRAEALKSPLIGINNRDLNTFETTLDTSRTLARYVPEDRIIICESGLETREDLADIARYGARCFLIGETLMRADDVASATRTILSSPLIARGR; encoded by the coding sequence ATGAGCACCCCCACGATTCTCGACAAGATCAAAGCTTACAAACTGCAAGAGGTCGCCGCCGCCAAGGACGAAACCTCGCCAGACGCGATGAATGACAAGGCCCGCGCCGCGCCGCCGGTACGCAAATTCAAGGACGCGCTTCTGCAGGCATCGATCAGTGGTTACGGCCTGATCGCTGAAATCAAGAAGGCCAGCCCGTCCAAGGGCCTCATTCGCGCCGATTTCGATCCCGCCGCACTGGCCGCCGCCTATGCCGAAGGCGGCGCAACATGCCTGTCCGTCCTGACCGACACACCCAGCTTTCAAGGGGCGAATGAATATCTGACTCAGGCCCGCGCCGCCTGCGATCTGCCGGTGCTGCGCAAGGATTTCATGTTCGACACCTATCAGGTGTCCGAGGCCCGCGCCCTTGGCGCCGATTGCATCCTGATCATCATGGCATGCCTCACCGATGGCGAGGCTGCCGCGCTGGAAAATGCCGCTGCGCATTGGGGTATGGATGCGATCATCGAGATCCACAACGAGGATGAACTGCGCCGCGCCGAGGCGCTGAAATCGCCCCTGATCGGTATAAACAACCGTGATCTCAACACGTTCGAGACGACTTTGGACACGTCGCGCACCCTTGCCCGCTACGTACCCGAGGATCGCATCATCATCTGCGAAAGCGGACTGGAGACACGCGAAGATCTGGCTGATATCGCCCGTTATGGTGCGCGCTGCTTCCTGATTGGCGAGACGTTGATGCGCGCCGATGACGTGGCCAGCGCGACGCGCACAATCCTCAGCAGCCCGCTGATAGCGAGGGGCCGCTGA
- the trpD gene encoding anthranilate phosphoribosyltransferase has translation MSDALKPLIDTAADRPLTRTEAEAAFAILFEGKATPSQMGGFLMALRTRGETVDEYAAAAAVMRAKCHKVRAPEGAIDIVGTGGDGKGTLNISTATAFVVAGTGVCVAKHGNRNLSSKSGAADALTQSGVKVMVGPEVVEKALEGAGIAFMMAPMHHPAMAHVGPTRAELGTRTIFNILGPLTNPAGVKRQLTGAYRRDLIRPMAETLLRLGSTRAWLVHGSDGTDELAISGHSWVAALEEDGSIVEFEINPEDAGLPLHPFEDILGGTPQENGAAFRALLDGAHGAYRDAVLLNSAAALVVAGRAADLREGAGLATESIDSGAARKRLDLLAKITSEAS, from the coding sequence ATGAGCGACGCGCTAAAGCCCCTGATCGACACCGCCGCAGACCGCCCCCTGACCCGAACCGAGGCCGAGGCCGCGTTTGCGATCCTGTTCGAGGGCAAGGCAACGCCCAGCCAGATGGGCGGATTCCTGATGGCGCTGCGCACCCGTGGCGAGACGGTGGATGAATACGCCGCCGCCGCCGCAGTGATGCGCGCCAAATGCCACAAGGTACGCGCACCCGAAGGGGCGATCGACATCGTCGGCACCGGCGGCGACGGCAAGGGCACGCTGAACATTTCAACTGCGACGGCCTTTGTCGTAGCGGGCACCGGCGTCTGCGTCGCCAAGCATGGCAATCGCAACCTCAGCTCGAAATCGGGCGCGGCGGATGCCCTGACGCAGTCGGGCGTCAAGGTGATGGTCGGACCGGAAGTCGTTGAAAAGGCTTTGGAAGGTGCCGGTATCGCCTTCATGATGGCGCCAATGCACCACCCGGCCATGGCCCATGTCGGCCCAACGCGGGCCGAGCTGGGCACGCGCACGATCTTCAACATTCTGGGGCCGCTGACCAACCCCGCAGGCGTCAAGAGGCAGCTGACCGGCGCCTATCGCCGCGATCTGATTCGCCCCATGGCCGAGACGCTGCTGCGCCTGGGATCGACGCGCGCGTGGTTGGTCCACGGCAGCGACGGCACAGATGAACTGGCAATCTCCGGTCATTCCTGGGTCGCTGCGCTAGAGGAAGATGGCAGCATCGTCGAATTTGAAATCAACCCCGAGGATGCCGGCCTGCCCTTGCATCCGTTCGAGGATATTCTGGGCGGCACTCCGCAGGAAAACGGCGCCGCGTTTCGTGCCCTTTTAGACGGTGCACACGGCGCCTATCGCGACGCAGTGTTGCTGAATTCGGCCGCCGCGCTGGTTGTAGCCGGCCGGGCGGCGGACCTGCGCGAGGGCGCAGGGCTGGCCACTGAAAGTATCGATAGCGGCGCCGCGCGCAAGCGGCTGGATCTGCTGGCAAAAATTACATCGGAGGCATCATGA
- a CDS encoding aminodeoxychorismate/anthranilate synthase component II — MLLLIDNYDSFTYNLVHYVGELGANVVVHRNDALDVAAALALKPAGILLSPGPCDPDQAGICLDLILAAADAGIPLLGVCLGHQAIGQAFGGRVIRHSEIVHGKMGRMHHEGKGVFAGLPSPFEATRYHSLVVERDSLPDCLEVTAHLADGTIMGLRHRELPIEGVQFHPESIASQHGHALLENFLDMMKIPA, encoded by the coding sequence ATGCTGTTGCTTATCGATAATTATGACAGTTTCACCTATAATCTGGTGCACTATGTTGGCGAATTAGGCGCCAATGTGGTGGTGCACCGCAACGACGCGCTGGATGTCGCCGCCGCACTGGCACTGAAACCGGCGGGCATCTTGCTGTCCCCCGGTCCGTGCGACCCTGATCAGGCCGGTATATGTTTAGATCTGATATTGGCGGCGGCGGATGCGGGCATCCCCCTGCTGGGCGTTTGCCTGGGCCATCAGGCCATCGGGCAGGCCTTTGGCGGACGCGTCATACGCCACAGTGAAATCGTGCATGGCAAGATGGGCCGGATGCATCACGAAGGTAAGGGCGTCTTTGCCGGACTGCCCTCACCGTTCGAGGCGACGCGCTACCATTCGCTGGTGGTCGAGCGTGACAGCCTGCCGGACTGCCTGGAGGTGACGGCGCATCTGGCAGACGGCACGATCATGGGCCTGCGCCACCGCGAATTGCCCATCGAGGGCGTGCAGTTTCACCCCGAATCCATCGCCTCGCAGCATGGCCATGCGCTGTTGGAAAATTTCCTTGATATGATGAAGATCCCCGCATGA
- a CDS encoding divergent polysaccharide deacteylase family protein: protein MAGGFLSGLVAGTVVSGLALGAMSVAIGPEVSGRGPDAGALDVPAGSGFNQARDDTAARLPRTDGAPALTGGAPQFGVASPDDLSQVAAADTAPTMRPEISAPQTDLTAPEVMDEGSGMPMAAQDAAGAGGDDAYDASDAASTAPAAGGADASISADPAQPSLPEVEGSASFNAAVPAPQLAPVPQQAETADDAVPDMPSDAKIPDNSNTSSGTVGGIETQRLPIPGASPKPEPAADDGASPTDRPAIRAYASGFDNPEGRPLMSVVLIDDGTSAIGLDALASFPYPLSFAVDAAWPGATDAMRRYRDAGFEVLAIADLPANATVRDTETNIQMVESAVPEAVAILEGTGEGLQISGEASERLASILMESGRGLVIYSKGLETAPKLIAREGMPVATVFRDVDSGGQSATVVRRFLDQAASKSRRDEGGVILVGRLQADTIRALLLWGVQDRASLVALAPVSAVLTENN from the coding sequence ATGGCAGGTGGATTTTTGTCGGGATTGGTGGCTGGAACGGTTGTGTCCGGGCTGGCGCTGGGGGCGATGTCGGTCGCGATCGGCCCGGAGGTCTCCGGGCGCGGCCCGGATGCGGGCGCGCTGGATGTGCCGGCAGGCTCGGGCTTTAACCAAGCGCGCGACGATACGGCCGCGCGCTTGCCACGGACCGATGGTGCGCCAGCATTGACGGGCGGCGCGCCTCAGTTTGGCGTTGCGTCGCCCGATGATCTGAGCCAGGTCGCCGCAGCAGACACGGCGCCCACCATGCGCCCGGAAATCAGCGCGCCGCAGACGGATTTGACGGCGCCGGAGGTCATGGACGAGGGCAGCGGCATGCCGATGGCGGCACAGGATGCTGCGGGGGCGGGCGGCGATGATGCATATGATGCAAGTGATGCCGCCAGTACGGCGCCTGCTGCGGGCGGTGCAGATGCTTCGATTTCTGCCGATCCCGCGCAGCCCAGCCTGCCCGAGGTGGAAGGCAGCGCGAGCTTTAACGCCGCTGTGCCCGCGCCGCAGCTGGCCCCGGTCCCACAGCAGGCAGAAACGGCGGATGACGCAGTGCCAGACATGCCGTCGGACGCTAAGATACCCGACAATAGCAATACGTCTTCGGGAACTGTCGGCGGGATCGAAACGCAGCGCCTGCCAATCCCTGGCGCGTCGCCCAAGCCCGAGCCTGCCGCCGATGATGGCGCGTCGCCGACGGATCGGCCCGCGATCAGGGCCTATGCTTCCGGCTTTGACAACCCCGAGGGCAGGCCACTGATGTCGGTTGTGCTGATCGACGACGGCACCAGCGCCATCGGTTTGGACGCGCTGGCATCGTTTCCCTATCCGCTGAGCTTTGCGGTTGATGCCGCTTGGCCGGGTGCGACGGATGCGATGCGCCGATACCGCGATGCGGGGTTCGAGGTGCTGGCGATTGCCGATCTGCCCGCCAACGCAACGGTGCGTGACACCGAAACCAATATTCAGATGGTGGAGAGCGCCGTACCCGAAGCGGTCGCGATCCTTGAGGGCACCGGCGAAGGTTTGCAAATCAGCGGGGAAGCAAGTGAGCGGTTGGCGTCGATCCTGATGGAGTCCGGGCGGGGTTTGGTCATCTATTCCAAGGGACTTGAAACCGCGCCCAAGCTGATCGCGCGCGAGGGCATGCCGGTGGCGACCGTATTTCGCGACGTCGACTCCGGTGGCCAGAGCGCGACGGTGGTCCGCCGTTTTCTGGATCAGGCGGCATCCAAGTCCCGCCGGGACGAGGGCGGTGTGATCTTGGTGGGGCGCCTGCAGGCGGACACGATCCGTGCGCTGCTGCTTTGGGGGGTGCAGGACCGCGCCAGCCTTGTGGCGCTGGCGCCGGTGTCGGCGGTGCTGACGGAGAATAACTAA
- a CDS encoding pseudouridine synthase yields MARLILFNKPHGVLSQFSDDGSGRPTLSSYIDVPGIYPAGRLDRDSEGLLLLTDDGKLQARIADPRYKKPKTYLVQVEGLPDDAALSALRTGITLKDGPTLPAQACRIAPPDLWPRVPPIRYRKSVPDAWIELIITEGRNRQVRRMTAHVGHPTLRLVRWRIGDRSLDGIAPGCWRDA; encoded by the coding sequence ATGGCGCGCCTGATCCTGTTCAACAAACCGCATGGCGTGCTGTCCCAGTTCAGCGACGATGGCAGCGGTCGGCCCACCTTGTCGTCTTATATCGACGTTCCGGGAATCTATCCCGCCGGACGTCTGGATCGGGACAGCGAGGGGCTGCTGCTGCTCACCGATGATGGCAAACTTCAGGCGCGCATTGCCGACCCCAGATATAAAAAGCCCAAAACATATCTGGTACAGGTCGAGGGGCTGCCCGATGACGCCGCCCTGTCGGCGTTGCGAACCGGCATCACGCTGAAGGACGGTCCGACCCTTCCGGCGCAGGCCTGCCGGATCGCGCCGCCGGACCTATGGCCGCGCGTGCCGCCCATTCGCTATCGCAAATCCGTGCCGGACGCCTGGATCGAGCTGATCATTACCGAGGGGCGCAACCGGCAGGTACGGCGCATGACTGCCCATGTCGGTCACCCCACCTTGCGTCTGGTGCGCTGGCGCATCGGCGACCGGTCGCTGGATGGAATCGCGCCGGGTTGCTGGCGCGACGCTTAG
- a CDS encoding peptidylprolyl isomerase, which translates to MRSSRISKSAMWILMGLLVLGLAGFSVTNFSGGITQVGSVGETAIDVNEYARALRAEVNAATAETGAPVSFAQAEAEGLPQNVLSRLIAQAALEDETARLGISVGDATLLQQITEIPGFQGLDGNFDRDGYRYALDRAGFSEAEFEEDIRTETASTLVQGAIISGVSTPDAYIDTLLNYIAEERSVTYAPLARADLTTGMPVPSDADLEAYYQSNLPAFTTPQIKRITYAWMTPEMIIDDVEVPQDALREAYDSRIAEFEQPERRLVERLVFPDADAAATAMAQIDSGEASFDDLVAARGLSLQDVDLGDVERDDLNGAGEAVFDAGAGDVVGPLDSNLGPALFRVNAVLQAQSTSFEEAEPQLRDELAGDRAARVVDAATDTIDDLLAGGATLENLKDETNMQVGVIDWHPGLGEGIAGYTEFRSAAEAVADGDFPAVAALGDGGIFALRLDEVIDPTVQPISEVQDQVAAAWARDALLDALSEQAAPMVEAIENGASFEDQGLTPQTAAGLTRQGFQQGTPPGFIPALFDMQEGDVMTIPGTTDLFIVRLDAIESPDATPDATDGDLVQMRQTLRDSAANDIAQDLYQALAGDIRSRAGITLDQQAINAVHANFQ; encoded by the coding sequence ATGCGATCTAGCCGTATTTCCAAATCCGCAATGTGGATCCTGATGGGCCTTCTGGTCCTCGGGCTCGCCGGGTTCAGCGTCACTAATTTCAGCGGCGGCATCACCCAGGTCGGCAGTGTCGGCGAGACGGCAATCGACGTCAATGAATACGCCCGCGCCCTGCGCGCCGAGGTCAATGCCGCCACCGCCGAAACCGGCGCACCGGTCAGCTTTGCCCAGGCCGAGGCAGAGGGCCTGCCGCAGAACGTGCTGTCGCGCCTCATAGCGCAGGCCGCGCTGGAGGATGAAACTGCACGTCTGGGCATTTCCGTGGGCGACGCCACGCTCCTGCAACAGATCACGGAAATCCCAGGTTTTCAGGGCCTTGACGGAAATTTCGACCGCGACGGATATCGCTACGCACTAGACCGTGCCGGCTTTAGCGAGGCGGAATTCGAAGAGGACATACGTACCGAGACGGCCAGCACGCTGGTCCAGGGCGCCATAATCTCGGGCGTCAGCACGCCCGACGCCTACATCGACACCCTGCTGAACTACATCGCAGAAGAGCGCAGCGTGACCTACGCCCCCCTCGCCCGCGCCGATCTGACCACCGGCATGCCGGTGCCCAGCGATGCCGACCTTGAGGCCTATTACCAGTCGAACCTGCCCGCCTTCACCACGCCGCAGATCAAGCGGATCACTTATGCGTGGATGACGCCCGAGATGATCATCGACGATGTCGAGGTGCCCCAGGACGCCCTGCGCGAGGCCTATGACAGCCGCATCGCGGAGTTTGAACAGCCCGAACGCCGTCTGGTCGAGCGTCTGGTCTTCCCCGATGCAGACGCCGCCGCCACCGCCATGGCGCAGATCGACAGCGGCGAGGCCAGCTTTGATGATCTGGTCGCGGCGCGCGGTCTCAGCCTTCAGGATGTGGATCTGGGCGATGTGGAACGCGACGATCTGAACGGCGCGGGCGAGGCCGTGTTTGACGCCGGTGCGGGCGACGTGGTTGGCCCGTTGGACAGCAATCTGGGCCCCGCGTTGTTTCGCGTCAACGCCGTGCTACAGGCGCAAAGCACCAGCTTTGAAGAGGCCGAACCACAGCTGAGGGACGAACTGGCAGGCGACCGCGCCGCCCGCGTGGTCGATGCGGCCACCGATACCATCGACGACCTTCTGGCTGGCGGCGCTACGCTGGAAAACCTCAAGGACGAAACCAACATGCAGGTCGGCGTGATCGACTGGCATCCGGGCCTAGGCGAGGGCATCGCCGGTTACACTGAATTCCGCAGTGCCGCCGAGGCGGTGGCGGATGGCGATTTCCCGGCGGTCGCCGCCCTTGGCGACGGTGGCATCTTTGCGCTGCGCCTTGACGAGGTGATCGATCCGACGGTGCAGCCGATATCCGAAGTGCAGGATCAGGTCGCCGCCGCATGGGCGCGCGATGCCCTGCTGGACGCGCTGAGCGAACAGGCCGCCCCTATGGTCGAGGCAATCGAGAACGGCGCCAGTTTTGAAGATCAGGGCCTGACGCCGCAGACCGCAGCGGGCCTGACCCGCCAAGGCTTTCAGCAGGGCACGCCGCCCGGCTTCATCCCCGCCCTATTCGATATGCAAGAGGGTGACGTCATGACGATCCCGGGCACAACGGACCTGTTCATCGTGCGCCTTGACGCCATCGAATCGCCGGATGCGACGCCCGACGCGACGGATGGCGATCTGGTTCAGATGCGCCAGACCCTGCGCGATTCGGCGGCGAACGACATCGCGCAGGATCTCTATCAGGCGCTGGCGGGCGACATTCGCAGCCGCGCCGGCATTACGCTGGATCAGCAGGCAATCAACGCCGTGCATGCCAACTTCCAATAG
- a CDS encoding aminotransferase, which translates to MSRTSHSFAPPVMEARRWLDGVQFTADRPLLNLSQAAPVDAPPEGLRAAIAEAAMHQTDAHLYGAVLGRDDLRAEVAAQWSAAYGGQIGAQNVAITSGCNQAFCAALATLCDEGDEVILPTPWYFNHKMWLDMTGVRSVPLPAEAGLLPDPERAATLITPRTRAIVLVTPNNPGGVEYPSNLVRAFFDLARKHGIALIIDETYRDFDARTGAPHDLFTDPDWDDTLIQLYSFSKAYRLTGHRVGAIVTSPARLEAAEKFLDCVAICPNQLGQIGALWGMRNLGQWLAGERAEILDRRAAIQQGMPRLADRGWDLKGVGAYFAYIAHPFAPGSDVLAPKLVQDAGVLLLPGTMFTPKGDTSGARHFRVAFANVDRAGIGTLFDRLAALGGPGWPLAPKAASA; encoded by the coding sequence ATGAGCCGCACATCCCACAGCTTTGCCCCGCCCGTGATGGAGGCCCGCCGCTGGCTGGACGGCGTCCAGTTCACCGCGGATCGCCCTTTGCTGAACCTCAGCCAGGCCGCCCCCGTCGACGCGCCCCCTGAAGGGCTGCGCGCCGCCATTGCCGAGGCCGCGATGCACCAGACGGACGCGCATCTTTATGGCGCCGTCCTTGGCCGCGACGATCTGCGCGCCGAAGTCGCGGCGCAGTGGAGCGCGGCCTATGGCGGCCAGATCGGCGCGCAGAACGTCGCCATAACCTCGGGCTGCAATCAGGCGTTCTGTGCGGCGCTGGCTACGCTGTGCGATGAGGGCGACGAGGTGATCCTGCCGACCCCGTGGTATTTCAACCACAAGATGTGGCTGGACATGACCGGGGTGCGCAGCGTCCCCCTGCCCGCCGAAGCAGGCCTGCTGCCCGACCCCGAGCGCGCCGCGACGCTGATCACGCCCCGCACCCGCGCCATCGTGCTGGTCACCCCGAACAACCCGGGCGGTGTCGAATACCCCAGCAATCTGGTGCGCGCCTTCTTTGATCTGGCCCGCAAACATGGCATCGCCCTGATCATCGATGAAACCTACCGCGATTTCGACGCGCGCACGGGCGCGCCGCATGATCTGTTCACCGACCCGGACTGGGACGATACGCTGATCCAGCTCTATTCCTTTTCCAAGGCATACCGCCTGACCGGCCACCGTGTTGGCGCGATTGTGACATCCCCCGCACGGCTGGAAGCGGCCGAAAAGTTCCTCGATTGCGTGGCGATCTGCCCGAACCAGCTGGGCCAGATCGGCGCACTTTGGGGGATGCGGAACCTCGGTCAGTGGCTGGCGGGCGAGCGGGCCGAAATTCTGGACCGCCGCGCCGCGATCCAACAGGGTATGCCCCGCCTTGCCGATCGGGGCTGGGACTTAAAAGGCGTCGGTGCCTATTTTGCATATATCGCGCATCCCTTCGCGCCCGGCTCGGACGTTCTGGCGCCCAAACTGGTGCAGGATGCGGGCGTTTTACTGCTGCCCGGCACGATGTTCACGCCCAAGGGGGATACCTCTGGCGCGCGCCACTTCCGCGTCGCGTTTGCCAATGTCGATCGCGCCGGAATCGGAACGCTGTTTGATAGACTTGCAGCACTGGGCGGGCCGGGCTGGCCCCTTGCCCCCAAAGCGGCGAGCGCATAG
- the gpt gene encoding xanthine phosphoribosyltransferase, translating into MQEPLPHEKGFHVSWDQLHRDARALAWRLDGHGPDDGAWRAVVAITRGGMAPAMIVARELDIRTVDTISVKSYDHQSQGDARILKSPDMNVIGDGTGVLVIDDLVDTGRTLDVVRAHMPKAHIATVYAKPMGRDRVQSFVTEVSQDTWIFFPWDLALQYVQPYRGK; encoded by the coding sequence ATGCAAGAGCCACTGCCGCACGAAAAGGGCTTTCACGTCAGCTGGGACCAGCTGCACCGCGACGCGCGCGCGCTGGCGTGGCGGCTGGACGGGCACGGCCCCGATGACGGCGCATGGCGTGCGGTCGTCGCCATAACCCGCGGCGGCATGGCCCCCGCGATGATCGTCGCGCGCGAGCTGGACATTCGCACAGTCGATACGATCAGCGTCAAAAGCTACGACCACCAATCCCAGGGCGACGCACGCATCCTGAAATCGCCCGACATGAATGTGATCGGTGACGGCACCGGCGTGCTGGTGATTGACGATCTGGTGGACACGGGGCGCACCCTGGACGTCGTGCGCGCCCATATGCCAAAGGCGCATATCGCCACAGTCTATGCCAAGCCGATGGGCCGCGACCGCGTGCAAAGCTTCGTCACCGAGGTCAGTCAGGATACCTGGATCTTCTTCCCCTGGGATCTGGCACTGCAATACGTTCAGCCCTATCGCGGCAAATAG
- the fabI gene encoding enoyl-ACP reductase FabI, whose product MSNTLMAGKRGLIMGLANDKSIAWGIAQACADAGAELAFTYMGDAFKKRVEPLARSLGSDVMIDCNVSDPASIDAAFAEIEKVWGKIDFLVHAIGFSDKNELRGRYIDTSRENFLNTLDVSCYSFTAVAKRAEKLMRDGGSMLTLTYYGAEQVMPHYNVMGIAKAALEASVKYLAEDLGKDGIRVNAISAGPIKTLAASGIGDFRYILKWNELNSPLRRNVTIDDVGKAALFLLSDLGSGTTGENLHVDAGYHVVGMKAVDAPDIDAT is encoded by the coding sequence ATGTCTAACACTTTAATGGCGGGCAAGCGCGGGCTGATCATGGGCCTCGCCAATGACAAATCCATCGCATGGGGCATCGCGCAGGCCTGCGCCGATGCGGGCGCCGAACTGGCATTCACCTATATGGGCGATGCGTTCAAAAAACGGGTCGAGCCGCTGGCCAGATCGCTTGGCTCGGACGTCATGATAGATTGCAACGTGTCCGATCCCGCCTCGATCGACGCCGCCTTTGCCGAGATCGAAAAGGTCTGGGGCAAGATCGACTTTCTGGTTCACGCCATCGGCTTTTCAGACAAGAACGAACTGCGCGGCCGCTATATCGATACCAGCCGCGAGAACTTCCTGAATACGCTGGATGTCAGCTGCTACAGCTTCACCGCCGTGGCCAAGCGGGCCGAGAAGCTCATGCGGGACGGTGGCTCGATGCTGACGCTCACCTATTACGGGGCCGAACAGGTGATGCCGCACTACAACGTGATGGGCATCGCCAAGGCTGCGCTTGAGGCGTCTGTCAAATACCTCGCCGAGGATCTGGGCAAGGACGGCATCCGCGTCAATGCCATTTCCGCCGGCCCGATCAAGACGCTGGCCGCCAGCGGCATCGGCGATTTCCGCTATATCCTGAAGTGGAACGAACTGAATTCGCCCCTGCGGCGCAATGTGACCATCGACGATGTCGGCAAGGCCGCGCTGTTCCTGCTCAGCGATCTGGGCAGCGGCACCACGGGCGAGAACCTGCATGTCGACGCGGGCTATCACGTCGTCGGGATGAAGGCGGTCGACGCGCCCGATATCGACGCCACCTAG